The nucleotide sequence CGGTGAAACGCTATTCGAGTGGCATGTACCTGCGCTTGGCTTTCGCTGTGGCTGCCCACCTGGAGCCTGAAATCCTGGTGGTCGATGAAGTGCTGGCCGTTGGTGATGCAGAATTTCAGCGTAAGTGCATGGGTAAGATGAGTGATGTCGCCCAGGCAGGCCGGACGGTGCTGTTCGTCAGCCACAACATGTCCGCCGTCCTACGCCTGACTGAAGAAACGATGGTTTTGGATAAGGGTCAATTGACCTATCACGCCCCGACCCCCCAGGCAGTGGATTACTATATGTCAGCTGGCTTCAGTGGTACCGGCGAGCGCGTGTGGACAGCAGCAGAGATCCCCGCTGATGCCGCCCCATTTGTACCCTTCGCCCTTCGCTTGCGCGACCAGAACGCCAGGGTGGTGGATACGTTACGTTCAACCGAGCCTTTTACGGTCGAGGTCGAATACCACCTTGACCAGCCCATCACCGGCTTACGTGTGGGCATCTACCTGCTAACCATGCGTGGGGAATATGTCTTCACTTCCTTCGACCTGGACGACCCTGGTCAATTTGAAAAGCTCGGCGTACGCCCGGCAGGGCATTATCTCAGCCGCTGCACCATCCCGGCTGACACCTTGAATGAAGGTCGTTACGTATTGGCTGTCAATGCCAGCAGCTTCCGCATCAAGCGCTATTTCTGGGACGATCACGGGTTGGCCTTCACCGTGGATGCCACCGGCGCGCCTGGCAAGCACTGGCCTGAGCCACGTATGGGTCCAGTCCGCCCAGCCCTGGATTGGGTGATCGAGCGTCTATGAAACTGGTCAGCAAACAAGCTCTCAAAGGTCTGCTCGGAACCGTGCCCCTCACCGCTGAGGCATATTGGTATCTGCGCCAGCCTGGCAAGCCGGTTACTCCCGAGTTTACCCTCGACCGCCTCGAAGCTGCTATACCGGAGTGGTGTGGGCAGGTTTTGGGTTCCCAGCTTTACAATTCCAAGAGCCACTCCCAGCAAGCATATGGGAATAAGCGTATATTTATCTTTGCCACCCTGCGCTATTGGCTTGAGCATGCCACTGCTCTGGGCCTGGCTCTGGCGGGTCTCGGTCATTCGGTGACGTTATCATATCTCCCCTATGCCCGCTGGCAGGAGCCCATCGACGCCTTCAACCTGCGCCGCCAGAATGTTTATGCTGAGAATGTGCTGACGAAAGCTTCACCATTGCTTAAGGTCCTGCCGCTGCTAAACCAGTCTGGCAAATCCCGCATCCCTGAACCCCTGCAGCAAGTAATCAAGCTGGTCTCGTTACGCGATACGCAATACACCCTGCAAGTGGAGGATGTCAGCCTAGAGAGCAACCTGTATAAGCTCCGTTACCAGCGCAACAAGGCTGCTGCGATTGCAGCCTATTCCTACCTGCGCCGCCACAACCCTGATGTCATCATCCTGCCCAACGGCACCATCCTTGAGTTCGGCGTTTTGTTTCAAGTTGCCCACTACCTGGGTATTCCCACGGTAACTTACGAATTCGGTGAGCAACGCGAGCGTATCTGGCTGGCGCAAGACGCCGAGGTCATGCGCCAGGATACAATTAAATTATGGCAGAGCCGCCATGCGGATGCCCTCTCCGAAGATGAGCTGGAGCAGGTCCGCAAGCTGTTTGCCGCTCGCCAACGCGCCAGCCTATGGGAAAATTTTGCCCGCCGCTGGCAGGGTGTGCCTTCTGAGGGCGGCGCTAAGGTGCGCCAGGCTTTACACTTGGACGAACGCCCCATCGTACTTCTGGCGACCAACGTGCTGGGTGATAGCCTCACCCTGGGCCGCCAGGTGTTCAGCGATTCGATGACCGAATGGCTGCAGCGTACCGTGGGCTACTTCGCTTCCCATCCCGACGCCCAGCTGGTGGTGCGTATCCACCCCGGTGAGCTCATCACCCATGGCCCTTCCGTTGCCGATGTGGTCCACAAAGCCTTGCCGTCCATCCCCGAGAATATTCACCTCGTTCCCGCGGATGCCAGGGTGAACACATACGATATCGTGGAAATCGCCGACCTGGGGCTGGTCTATACCACCACGGTCGGCATGGAAATGGCCATGAGTGGAGTGCCGGTGATCGTGGTCGGGAACACCCATTATCGCCTCAAAGGTTTCACCCTTGACCCGCTCAGCTGGGAAGCCTATTTTGATCTCTTATCCAATGTCTTAACCGATCCTGGCCAATATCGCCTCTCCCAGCAACAGGTCGATCAAGCCTGGAGATACGCCTATCGGTTTTTCTTTGATTACCCGCAGCCCTTCCCTTGGCATCTCGTCCATTTCTGGCAGGATATCGAGACCTGGCCATTTTCCCGCCTGTTGAGCAGTGAGGGCTTCTCCGGATTCCAGAAGACCTTCAGTTATCTCGTCGGAAAGCCTATCCATTGGTGAGCTATGCTGTCTGACACCGAAGTCAAGCATCAGGTACGCGAGTTTTACGACCGGGTAGGTTGGCAGACCGAGAGTGACGGTTTTTACCAGAATGCCTCGTATGAAGATCTGCGCCCCGTCTCGCAGGAGTACATCCACAAGTGTCATCTACGTGTGCTGCGCCACCTGAACCTCCGTGGGCGCTATCTGATGGATGCGGGTTCAGGTCCTATTCAATATCCCGAGTACCTGGAATATTCCAAGGGCTACCAGTACCGGGTGTGTGCCGACATTTCCTTTGTCGCTCTGCAAGAAGCGCGTAAACGCATCAAGGCACATGGCTTGTTCGTCGTTTGTGATATCGCCAACCTGCCTTTTAAATCAGGTTGCTTAGATGGGCTGGTATCTCTCCACACCTTGCACCACCTGCCTGCCCAGGAACACGTGCAGGGGTATCAAGAGCTGCACCGCACCCTGGCTGAAAACGGAAAGGGTGTAATTGTCAACGGCTGGGACAATCCACCTCTCACCGTGCTTTTTAACTTCTGGATCCGCCTATACGAACGACTATACGCTAGATTTAAGCGCCAATCGAATGCCCCTGTCAGCCAGCAACCTTCAACAGGCAAGTCTGAAACCCTGCCCGGACGCGGCACCTTCGTGCGTAAAGAGAACGCGGCCTGGCTTCAAAAAGAGGTCGGCAGCCTGATGCCCATTTCGATCTGGTGTTGGCGGAGCGTGAACGTGCGTTTCCTGCGCACCTTTATCCATGCAAAATCGGGTGGAAAAACCTGGCTAAGGTTGATTTACTGGCTAGAAGAAGTTTTCCCCCACTTCCTGGGCCGCAACGGGCAATACCCGTTGGTCGAGCTGAGAAAATAATGAGTTCGTTGAGCAAGCTATTTACGGAGATCACATGAACTGGTCCGAACAAGTCGTCCTCGTCACCGGTGGTACCGGGTCTTTTGGGAAAAAATTCGTGCAAGCCATGTTGGCAGAATACCATCCCAGCAAGCTGATCGTCTTCAGCCGGGATGAGCTCAAGCAGCATGAGATGCGCGTTGCAGGCCTTGATCACCCTTCCCTGCGATATTTCATAGGCGACGTGCGTGATGTGGAGCGCCTGCGGCGAGCCATGCATGGGGTGGATATCGTCGTGCATGCCGCCGCCCTCAAACAGGTGCCAGCCTGCGAGTATAACCCCATGGAAGCCATCAAAACCAACATCCTGGGCAGCAGCAATGTGGTCGAGGCGGCCCTTGATGCTGGCGTAAAGAAAGTCCTGGCCCTCAGCACCGACAAAGCCGTCAATCCGGTGAATCTGTATGGCGCGACCAAGCTGGCTGCTGAAAAGCTGATTATCCAGAGCAATTCCTATGCCGGGGGCATGGCCACGCGTTTCAGCTGTGTGCGCTACGGCAATGTGGTCGGCTCGCGCGGCAGTGTGGTACCCATCTTCCTGCAGCAGCGTTCCGCCGGTAAGCTCACCGTCACCGATGAGCGCATGACCCGCTTCTGGCTGACCCTCGAGCAGGGAGTTCGCTTCGTTATTCTCTGCATCGAAAAGATGCATGGCGGTGAAGTATTCGTCCCAAAAATCCCCAGCATGAAGATCGTCGATCTGGCTAACGCGATTGCTCCGGGCACCAGCCTGGAGGTTGTGGGTATCCGTCCGGGCGAGAAGCTGCACGAGGTACTCATCTCTGAAGATGAGTCACGCTCGGCCGTAGAGATGCAGGATATGTACATTGTCCAGCCCAGCCCGAACGCCTGGTTTGGGCATGATTGGCAATCCGAAGGCTCAAGCCTGCCAGCGGGCTTCCGCTTTGGCAGTGATAACAACCCGCAGTGGTTAACCGTCAATCAGATTCGTGAGATGGTCGCTCCGTTTGAAGGGCGCCAGGTAAATGGCTATGTAGAAGAATAGGTGACATGCGCATTCTCATCACCGGGGCCAGTGGTCTGCTGGGTCTCAACCTGGCAATGGAAATCGCCCACCGGCACACCGTTTTTGGCACGGTTAGCCAACATCCCCTCAAAACCGATGCCTTCACGGTGCTCCAGACTGACCTCCTAGCCCCTGGCGCAGTGGAACGCCTGCTGGATGATACACAACCTGATTGGGTCATTCACTGCGCCGCACTGGCAAATCTAGATGCCTGCGAGACTGACCCCCTCCTGGCGCAACAGCTGAATAGCGAGCTCCCCCGTAAACTGGCAAGTCATGTCGCCAGGGGCGGAGCACAGCTATTGCACATCTCCACCGACGCGGTGTTCGATGGCCTGCGCGGGAATTATTCCGAGTTGGATGTGCCCTCACCGGTAGGTGTCTATTCCCGCACCAAGCTGGAAGGTGAGCAGGCTGTCGCTGAGGTGAACCCCGCTGCAATGATTGCCAGGGTGAACCTGTTTGGCTGGTCACTCCCCGGCAATCGTAGCCTGGCTGAGTTTTTCTTCAATAACCTGAGCCAGGGAAAACAGGTGATGGGCTTCACCGACATATGTTTCTGCCCGCTCCTGGCTAATGACATGGCAGATATATTCACCCACATGTTTGAAAAACGCCTGAGTGGCCTCTACCATGTAGTCAGCTCAGAATCGCTCAGCAAGTATGATTTTGGCGTTCGTCTGGCCCACCGCTTCGACCTCGACAGCCACCTGATCAATCCCACCTCTGTTTTCAAATCCGGCCTCAAAGCCGCCCGCTCGCCCAACCTGTCACTTAGCTCAGCCAGGGTGGCTGCAGCTCTGGGACATTCCCTCCCCCAGGTTTCCACAGGCTTGGATAGATTTTACACACTTTATCAACAGGGTTATCCACAGCACTTGCATACCCTGTCTTTGTGAGCTTGTTTTATTTTACTGATTGGAGCTACTATGGAAATCACAATCGGTTCCCATACCATCGGTTCGGACCATCCAACCTATTTCATCGCCGATATTGCCGCCAACCATGATGGCGATCTGGACAGGGCCAGGATGCTCATCCACCTCGCCAAAGAGGTGGGTGCTGATGCGGCCAAGTTCCAGAATTTCCGTGCTCCCAAGATCGTCTCGGATTACGGTTTCACCCACATGGATGGCCAGGTTTCTCACCAGGCGGCTTGGAAAAAGTCTGTTTTCCAGGTATATCGCGAAGCTTCCATCCCCTTCGAATGGACACCCATCCTCAAGCAGGCCTGTGACGAAGCAGGTATAGAATTCTTCTCTGCCCCCTACGATTTCGAAGCCATCGACATGCTCGACCAGTACGTGCAGATGTACAAGGCTGGTTCAGGTGAGATTGATTGGATCGAGGCCCTCGAGCGCATGGCTTCCAAAGGCAAGCCTTTCTTCGTGGCTACCGGGGCTTCTGATATCGGTGAGGTGCAGCGGGCGGTGCATGCAATATTGAAGATTAATCCCCAGCTGGTGCTGATGCAGTGCAACACCAATTACACTGCCAGGCCTTCTAATTATGACCACCTGCACTTGAATGTGCTAAAGACGTATGCCACGATATTCCCGCAGGTTATTCTGGGTCTGTCGGACCATACTCACGCCCTTGCCCCTGTGCTGGGTGCAGTCACCCTGGGGGCGCGCGTCATCGAGCGCCACTTCACCGACTCCAACGACCGACAGGGCCCGGACCATAAGTTCGCCATGAACCCGCAAAAATGGGCCTACATGGTAGAGGAGACCCGCCTGCTTGAGCGTTGCCTGGGAAGCTCCGATAAGTTCGTGGCAGGCAATGAGCATGAAACAGCCGTCATCCAGAGGCGCTGCTTACGTGCTGCCCGAGAAGTCAAGGCTGGCGAGACCTTTACGCGTGAGATGATTGATGTCTTGCGCCCCGCCACCCCCGGGGCGATCACACCCGACCAGATCACCCTCGTGACCGGCAAGCGGGCGTTGGTTGACTTCCCTCTGGGGAAAGAAATCCGCTGGACCGATCTGGGTGATTGATCCTGTAGCAAACGGTTGAATAACTTTGGCTCGTGTCCTCTATTTCTCACGGGATTACACCACCCACGACCATCGCTTCCTGACTGCCCTGTCAAAGACCGAGCATAAGGTTTTTTTCTTGCGCCTGGAAGGAAGCGGACCTGTGTTGGAATACCGCCCACTGCCGCCTGGGATTGAGGCGGTGGAATGGGCCGGCGGGAAAAAGCCCGCAAAATTAGGTGATGGGCTGCACCTGCTCAATGACCTGCGCCGGGTGATTCGCCAGGTCAAGCCGGATCTGATTCATGCCGGCCCTATTCAGCGTGCAGCCTTCCTGGCAGCCCTGGCCGGGTTTCATCCACTGGTTAGCATGTCGTGGGGCTATGACCTGCTCCACGATGCGAAATTAAATATTGCTTTGAAATGGGCCACCAGGTATACCCTTCACCGCAGCGATGCTTTCGTGGGCGATTGTGACACTATCCGTAATCTGGCAATTTCATATGGCATGCAGCCCAAACGCATTGTCACCTTCCCCTGGGGCATCGATTTGCAGCACTTCACCTTTCAACCGCGTGAAAACCCAAACAGATCACCGTTCAAGCTGCTTTCCACCCGTTCATGGGAGCCAATCTACGGCATCGATGTGATTGCCCGTGCCTTCAGCCTGGCGCTGAAAAAGCGTCACGATCTCCAGCTCACTTTGCTGGGAGGTGGATCACAATATGCCCCCATCCGCCAGATCTTGCTGGTGGGAGCGGCTTTTAATCAGGTCACCTTCCCTGGCCAGGCGCCCCATTCTGATTTGCCCGCCTATTATCACCAGGCCGACCTATATATCAGCGCTTCCCACAGCGATGGCACGTCTATCTCGCTGCTGGAAGCCTTCGCCACCGGAACC is from Anaerolineales bacterium and encodes:
- a CDS encoding N-acetylneuraminate synthase, producing the protein MEITIGSHTIGSDHPTYFIADIAANHDGDLDRARMLIHLAKEVGADAAKFQNFRAPKIVSDYGFTHMDGQVSHQAAWKKSVFQVYREASIPFEWTPILKQACDEAGIEFFSAPYDFEAIDMLDQYVQMYKAGSGEIDWIEALERMASKGKPFFVATGASDIGEVQRAVHAILKINPQLVLMQCNTNYTARPSNYDHLHLNVLKTYATIFPQVILGLSDHTHALAPVLGAVTLGARVIERHFTDSNDRQGPDHKFAMNPQKWAYMVEETRLLERCLGSSDKFVAGNEHETAVIQRRCLRAAREVKAGETFTREMIDVLRPATPGAITPDQITLVTGKRALVDFPLGKEIRWTDLGD
- a CDS encoding ABC transporter ATP-binding protein, whose amino-acid sequence is MHDIAIRVEDLGKRYRIGTAPERYKTLRDSIVAGVNAPIQRLKRGKAVTSTSAESGSIWALRNVSFEVPRGKVLGIVGRNGAGKSTLLKILSRVTEPTEGSAEIHGRVGSLLEVGTGFHPELTGRENIYLNGAILGMKRLEIDRKFDEIVSFSEVEQFIDTPVKRYSSGMYLRLAFAVAAHLEPEILVVDEVLAVGDAEFQRKCMGKMSDVAQAGRTVLFVSHNMSAVLRLTEETMVLDKGQLTYHAPTPQAVDYYMSAGFSGTGERVWTAAEIPADAAPFVPFALRLRDQNARVVDTLRSTEPFTVEVEYHLDQPITGLRVGIYLLTMRGEYVFTSFDLDDPGQFEKLGVRPAGHYLSRCTIPADTLNEGRYVLAVNASSFRIKRYFWDDHGLAFTVDATGAPGKHWPEPRMGPVRPALDWVIERL
- the pseB gene encoding UDP-N-acetylglucosamine 4,6-dehydratase (inverting) encodes the protein MNWSEQVVLVTGGTGSFGKKFVQAMLAEYHPSKLIVFSRDELKQHEMRVAGLDHPSLRYFIGDVRDVERLRRAMHGVDIVVHAAALKQVPACEYNPMEAIKTNILGSSNVVEAALDAGVKKVLALSTDKAVNPVNLYGATKLAAEKLIIQSNSYAGGMATRFSCVRYGNVVGSRGSVVPIFLQQRSAGKLTVTDERMTRFWLTLEQGVRFVILCIEKMHGGEVFVPKIPSMKIVDLANAIAPGTSLEVVGIRPGEKLHEVLISEDESRSAVEMQDMYIVQPSPNAWFGHDWQSEGSSLPAGFRFGSDNNPQWLTVNQIREMVAPFEGRQVNGYVEE